The following are from one region of the Anguilla rostrata isolate EN2019 chromosome 7, ASM1855537v3, whole genome shotgun sequence genome:
- the sorbs2b gene encoding sorbin and SH3 domain-containing protein 2 isoform X1 has product MTFSDHGARTERPFRALGQGEIFSMNTDVWRTCAAPDGLRNGDASTSSLAAKGFRSVRPNLQDKRSPTPGQMAVNGTLGGGSSPLSHLQRPFSPPGYPPPPPSLSPSMALLQQGRSTEPSDYSDVLSPGHTHIQSSATPTSRSPDEKKASAIKTPLYAGSSPVDESGVPNAVRTTVDRPKDWYKTMFKQIHVVHKPDDQHADAYNAIYSVVNTDSYSPSNPVQAHPPPRTHTYRPICKSTSDNSNLAFREPPLLHPTPPLVHASPSPVHPAPSPRTVPPQTQPRPRDADRATPEMNEWGPPDRKVDTRKYRAEPRSIFEYEPGKSSVLEQDRPINDLSPDEIDLENEPWYKFFSELEFGRPPPKKILDYNPDSSSWGFTEMSVYPSPVDRIPERASSSASDYRKRRKSEPVVAQPQRPQSSQNVIQSPSPRPADPHRTGSYPRKPVTSSSPPSPSRGPSKGGVISNAHSPHLGRSGPTHNASGEPGPARRGDERLAAVPPGSERSSCFRNGWQRHRQDAEIWSSAEEAASPKLKSRSCDDLLGDEQGGAGGGGGGGGAQARSESVGSLTHEEVPDGSPRANGEGFEPQRPKSRHRPAHDAPGFLRLYRKMHHINREDLLASEVMCSVKSRILEYERERSAGGGPGWRELGEEVPRDMVPNRISEYERLIQKSKSMPNLGKEALSEGGTPASSRRSSCPKHRFSIEFLLDEDPPSRNPPEGEPQCPGGRGPAPVHIQVTDGHGIHAAARQDYSDSDREAGGSDLSDFIQVEGSSFCSESDLDHCSLTSSESFCGSGYNPHHHTHHHHQHHHHHRQLVSSCKGHCPASYTRFTTMVRHERARQEGARRLKAEDPDSGLSKLAFLVSPVPFRRKRGPPPQRRAPRPKSKSSMYEALDSALKDIYDHIRAEKRRGSLPDSSILHRLLLELLPDVPERGSSLRALSGRRLDPPRHPQPDGTPGHAPYPPESSRLAYGASSHRQHADSSSRNHGNANVLTCYQDKDASRGYSYPEVGRHTPQNRRPTPDREKQPARAIYDFKAQTAKELNFKKGETVLIIRQIDKNWYEGELRGRVGIFPISYVEKILPTERNQPARPPPPAQAREIGEAVARYNFTADTNVELSLRKGDRVVLLRQVDQNWYEGKILETQKQGIFPVSYVDIVKRSPAKSPGPHTEPPLPHSHSSDRMHSLSSSKSQRSAYAQDALHCQGEPFQAIYNYTPRNEDELELKEGDVVDVMEKCDDGWFVGTSRRSKFFGTFPGNYVKRL; this is encoded by the exons GACCGAGCGACCATTTAGAGCATTAGGACAAGGAGAGATCTTCAGCATGAACAcag ACGTCTGGAGGACCTGCGCCGCCCCCGATGGCCTGCGGAACGGGGACGCCAGCACTTCCTCCCTGGCGGCGAAGGGTTTTCGGAGCGTCCGACCCAACCTGCAGGACAAGAGGTCCCCGACCCCG GGCCAGATGGCGGTGAACGGGACCCTGGGCGGCGGCAGCAGCCCCCTCAGCCACCTGCAGAGGCCCTTCTCCCCTCCGGGctaccccccgccacccccgtCTCTCAGCCCCAGTAtggctctcctgcagcaggGCAGGAGCACAG aGCCCTCCGATTACTCAGACGTCCTCTCCcctggccacacccacatccaATCGAGCGCCACGCCCACCTCCCGCTCCCCGGACGAGAAGAAGGCGTCGGCGATCAAGACGCCCCTCTATGCAGGCTCCAGCCCCGTGGACGAGTCGGGGGTCCCCAACGCCGTCAGAACG ACAGTGGACAGGCCAAAGGACTGGTATAAAACCATGTTCAAGCAGATTCACGTGGTTCACAAACCAG ATGATCAACACGCTGACGCATATAACGCCATATATTCAGTCGTAAACACAG acagCTACAGCCCGTCGAACCCGGTCCAGGCCCATCCCCCGCCCAGGACACACACCTACCGGCCCATCTGCAAGAGCACGTCCGACAACAGCAACCTGGCCTTCAGAGAGCCCCCCCTCTTAcaccccacgccccccctcGTACACGCCTCTCCCTCGCCCGTACACCCCGCACCCTCGCCCCGGACCGTCCCGCCGCAGACCCAGCCGAGACCGCGCGACGCGGACAGAGCCACGCCCGAAAT GAATGAATGGGGGCCTCCAGACCGAAAAGTGGACACTCGGAAATATCGCGCCGAGCCCAGGAGTATCTTCGAATACGAGCCGGGGAAGTCCTCTGTTCTGGAGCAGGACAGGCCG ATTAATGACTTAAGCCCAGATGAAATAGATTTAGAAAACGAACCCTGGTATAAGTTCTTTTCTGAGCTGGAGTTTGGACGCCCG CCTCCTAAAAAAATTCTGGATTATAATCCAGACAGCTCGTCCTGGGGCTTCACAGAG ATGTCCGTGTACCCCTCGCCCGTCGACAGGATTCCGGAACGGGCGTCGAG CTCGGCCAGCGactacaggaagaggaggaagtcGGAGCCGGTGGTGGCACAGCCCCAGCGACCCCAGAGCAGCCAGAACGTCAttcagagcccctccccccgccccgcggaCCCCCACAGGACCGGCAGCTACCCCCGAAAACCAGTCACCAGCTCCTCACCCCCGTCCCCTTCCAGAGGGCCTTCCAAAG GTGGGGTTATTAGCAACGCGCACTCGCCACATTTAGGTCGTTCAGGTCCCACCCACAATGCCTCAGGTGAGCCGGGTCCCGCGCGCCGCGGCGACGAGCGCTTGGCCGCCGTCCCGCCGGGGTCCGAGCGCTCCTCCTGCTTCCGGAACGGCTGGCAGAGGCACCGGCAGGACGCGGAGATCTGGAGCAGCGCCGAGGAGGCCGCCTCCCCAAAACTGAAGTCCCGGAGCTGCGACGACCTGCTGGGGGACGAACAGGGGGGCgcgggcggaggcgggggcgggggcggggcgcagGCTCGGTCCGAGAGCGTGGGCTCGCTCACGCACGAGGAGGTGCCCGACGGGTCGCCCCGGGCCAACGGGGAGGGCTTCGAGCCCCAGAGGCCCAAATCCCGGCACCGGCCGGCCCACGACGCGCCGGGCTTCCTCAGGCTCTACCGGAAGATGCACCACATCAACCGCGAGGACCTGCTGGCCTCCGAGGTCATGTGCTCCGTCAAGTCCCGCATCCTGGAGtacgagagggagaggagcgccGGCGGAGGTCCGGGCTGGAGGGAGCTCGGCGAGGAGGTGCCGCGGGACATGGTGCCCAACCGGATCTCGGAGTACGAGAGGCTGATCCAGAAGTCCAAGTCCATGCCCAACCTCGGGAAGGAGGCGCTGTCGGAGGGGGGGACCCCGGCCTCCTCCAGGAGGAGCAGCTGCCCCAAGCACCGCTTCTCCATCGAGTTCCTGCTGGACGAGGACCCCCCGAGCCGGAACCCGCCCGAGGGTGAGCCGCAGTGCCCCGGGGGCAGGGGTCCCGCGCCCGTCCACATCCAGGTGACGGACGGGCACGGGATTCACGCCGCCGCCCGGCAGGACTACTCGGACAGCGACCGCGAAGCCGGCGGGTCAGACCTCAGCGACTTCATCCAGGTGGAGGGGTCGTCCTTCTGCAGCGAGAGCGACCTGGACCACtgctctctcacctcctctgagAGCTTCTGTGGCTCCGGGTacaacccccaccaccacacccaccaccaccaccaacaccatcaCCACCATCGCCAGCTGGTCAGCTCCTGCAAGGGGCACTGCCCGGCCTCCTACACCCGCTTCACCACCATGGTCAGGCACGAGCGGGCCCGGCAGGAGGGGGCGCGGCGCCTGAAGGCCGAGGACCCCGACTCCGGCCTCTCCAAGCTGGCCTTCCTGGTCAGCCCGGTGCCCTTCCGGCGGAAGAGGGGCCCGCCCCCCCAGAGGCGAGCGCCGAGGCCCAAGTCCAAGAGCTCGATGTACGAGGCCCTGGACTCGGCCCTGAAGGACATCTACGACCACATCCGGGCCGAGAAGAGGCGGGGCAGCCTGCCGGACAGCAGCATCCTGCACAGGctcctgctggagctgctgccGGACGTCCCGGAGCGGGGGTCCTCGCTCAGGGCGCTGAGCGGGCGGCGTCTCGACCCGCCGCGCCACCCGCAGCCTGACGGCACgcccggccacgccccctaCCCGCCCGAGAGCTCGCGGCTAGCCTACGGTGCCTCCTCCCACCGCCAGCACGCGGACAGCAGCAGCCGCAACCACGGCaacgctaacgtgctaacgtgctatcAAG ATAAGGACGCCTCCCGGGGATACTCCTATCCAGAGGTGGGGCGACACACTCCCCAAAACAGAAGACCCACCCCAGACAGAGAA AAACAGCCAGCCAGAGCCATATATGACTTCAAAGCACAGACAGCAAA GGAGCTGAACTTTAAGAAGGGGGAGACGGTGCTCATCATCAGGCAGATCGACAAGAACTGGTATGAGGGAGAGCTCAGAGGACGGGTGGGGATCTTCCCCATCTCTtatgtggag AAGATCCTGCCCACTGAGAGGAACCAGCCAGCCAGGCCTCCTCCGCCCGCGCAGGCCAGAGAGATCGGGGAAGCCGTCGCCCGCTACAACTTCACCGCCGACACTAACGTGGAGCTTTCTCTCAGAAAG GGAGACAGAGTGGTCCTGCTACGGCAGGTGGATCAGAACTGGTACGAGGGAAAGATCCTGGAGACGCAGAAGCAGGGCATCTTCCCCGTGTCCTACGTGGACATCGTCAAGAGGTCCCCCGCCAAAAGCCCCGGCCCCCACACagagccccccctgccccacagtCACTCCAGCGACCGGATGCACTCTCTGAGCTCCTCCAAG TCTCAGCGATCGGCGTACGCGCAAGACGCTCTGCACTGCCAGGGAGAACC GTTCCAGGCCATTTACAACTACACCCCGCGCAACGAGGACGAGCTGGAGCTCAAGGAGGGCGACGTCGTTGACGTGATGGAAAAATGTGACGACGGCTGGTTTGTCG GAACATCAAGAAGAAGCAAGTTTTTTGGAACTTTCCCGGGGAATTACGTGAAGCGTTTGTAA
- the sorbs2b gene encoding sorbin and SH3 domain-containing protein 2 isoform X2, which translates to MTFSDHGARTERPFRALGQGEIFSMNTDVWRTCAAPDGLRNGDASTSSLAAKGFRSVRPNLQDKRSPTPGQMAVNGTLGGGSSPLSHLQRPFSPPGYPPPPPSLSPSMALLQQGRSTEPSDYSDVLSPGHTHIQSSATPTSRSPDEKKASAIKTPLYAGSSPVDESGVPNAVRTTVDRPKDWYKTMFKQIHVVHKPDDQHADAYNAIYSVVNTDSYSPSNPVQAHPPPRTHTYRPICKSTSDNSNLAFREPPLLHPTPPLVHASPSPVHPAPSPRTVPPQTQPRPRDADRATPEMNEWGPPDRKVDTRKYRAEPRSIFEYEPGKSSVLEQDRPPPKKILDYNPDSSSWGFTEMSVYPSPVDRIPERASSSASDYRKRRKSEPVVAQPQRPQSSQNVIQSPSPRPADPHRTGSYPRKPVTSSSPPSPSRGPSKGGVISNAHSPHLGRSGPTHNASGEPGPARRGDERLAAVPPGSERSSCFRNGWQRHRQDAEIWSSAEEAASPKLKSRSCDDLLGDEQGGAGGGGGGGGAQARSESVGSLTHEEVPDGSPRANGEGFEPQRPKSRHRPAHDAPGFLRLYRKMHHINREDLLASEVMCSVKSRILEYERERSAGGGPGWRELGEEVPRDMVPNRISEYERLIQKSKSMPNLGKEALSEGGTPASSRRSSCPKHRFSIEFLLDEDPPSRNPPEGEPQCPGGRGPAPVHIQVTDGHGIHAAARQDYSDSDREAGGSDLSDFIQVEGSSFCSESDLDHCSLTSSESFCGSGYNPHHHTHHHHQHHHHHRQLVSSCKGHCPASYTRFTTMVRHERARQEGARRLKAEDPDSGLSKLAFLVSPVPFRRKRGPPPQRRAPRPKSKSSMYEALDSALKDIYDHIRAEKRRGSLPDSSILHRLLLELLPDVPERGSSLRALSGRRLDPPRHPQPDGTPGHAPYPPESSRLAYGASSHRQHADSSSRNHGNANVLTCYQDKDASRGYSYPEVGRHTPQNRRPTPDREKQPARAIYDFKAQTAKELNFKKGETVLIIRQIDKNWYEGELRGRVGIFPISYVEKILPTERNQPARPPPPAQAREIGEAVARYNFTADTNVELSLRKGDRVVLLRQVDQNWYEGKILETQKQGIFPVSYVDIVKRSPAKSPGPHTEPPLPHSHSSDRMHSLSSSKSQRSAYAQDALHCQGEPFQAIYNYTPRNEDELELKEGDVVDVMEKCDDGWFVGTSRRSKFFGTFPGNYVKRL; encoded by the exons GACCGAGCGACCATTTAGAGCATTAGGACAAGGAGAGATCTTCAGCATGAACAcag ACGTCTGGAGGACCTGCGCCGCCCCCGATGGCCTGCGGAACGGGGACGCCAGCACTTCCTCCCTGGCGGCGAAGGGTTTTCGGAGCGTCCGACCCAACCTGCAGGACAAGAGGTCCCCGACCCCG GGCCAGATGGCGGTGAACGGGACCCTGGGCGGCGGCAGCAGCCCCCTCAGCCACCTGCAGAGGCCCTTCTCCCCTCCGGGctaccccccgccacccccgtCTCTCAGCCCCAGTAtggctctcctgcagcaggGCAGGAGCACAG aGCCCTCCGATTACTCAGACGTCCTCTCCcctggccacacccacatccaATCGAGCGCCACGCCCACCTCCCGCTCCCCGGACGAGAAGAAGGCGTCGGCGATCAAGACGCCCCTCTATGCAGGCTCCAGCCCCGTGGACGAGTCGGGGGTCCCCAACGCCGTCAGAACG ACAGTGGACAGGCCAAAGGACTGGTATAAAACCATGTTCAAGCAGATTCACGTGGTTCACAAACCAG ATGATCAACACGCTGACGCATATAACGCCATATATTCAGTCGTAAACACAG acagCTACAGCCCGTCGAACCCGGTCCAGGCCCATCCCCCGCCCAGGACACACACCTACCGGCCCATCTGCAAGAGCACGTCCGACAACAGCAACCTGGCCTTCAGAGAGCCCCCCCTCTTAcaccccacgccccccctcGTACACGCCTCTCCCTCGCCCGTACACCCCGCACCCTCGCCCCGGACCGTCCCGCCGCAGACCCAGCCGAGACCGCGCGACGCGGACAGAGCCACGCCCGAAAT GAATGAATGGGGGCCTCCAGACCGAAAAGTGGACACTCGGAAATATCGCGCCGAGCCCAGGAGTATCTTCGAATACGAGCCGGGGAAGTCCTCTGTTCTGGAGCAGGACAGGCCG CCTCCTAAAAAAATTCTGGATTATAATCCAGACAGCTCGTCCTGGGGCTTCACAGAG ATGTCCGTGTACCCCTCGCCCGTCGACAGGATTCCGGAACGGGCGTCGAG CTCGGCCAGCGactacaggaagaggaggaagtcGGAGCCGGTGGTGGCACAGCCCCAGCGACCCCAGAGCAGCCAGAACGTCAttcagagcccctccccccgccccgcggaCCCCCACAGGACCGGCAGCTACCCCCGAAAACCAGTCACCAGCTCCTCACCCCCGTCCCCTTCCAGAGGGCCTTCCAAAG GTGGGGTTATTAGCAACGCGCACTCGCCACATTTAGGTCGTTCAGGTCCCACCCACAATGCCTCAGGTGAGCCGGGTCCCGCGCGCCGCGGCGACGAGCGCTTGGCCGCCGTCCCGCCGGGGTCCGAGCGCTCCTCCTGCTTCCGGAACGGCTGGCAGAGGCACCGGCAGGACGCGGAGATCTGGAGCAGCGCCGAGGAGGCCGCCTCCCCAAAACTGAAGTCCCGGAGCTGCGACGACCTGCTGGGGGACGAACAGGGGGGCgcgggcggaggcgggggcgggggcggggcgcagGCTCGGTCCGAGAGCGTGGGCTCGCTCACGCACGAGGAGGTGCCCGACGGGTCGCCCCGGGCCAACGGGGAGGGCTTCGAGCCCCAGAGGCCCAAATCCCGGCACCGGCCGGCCCACGACGCGCCGGGCTTCCTCAGGCTCTACCGGAAGATGCACCACATCAACCGCGAGGACCTGCTGGCCTCCGAGGTCATGTGCTCCGTCAAGTCCCGCATCCTGGAGtacgagagggagaggagcgccGGCGGAGGTCCGGGCTGGAGGGAGCTCGGCGAGGAGGTGCCGCGGGACATGGTGCCCAACCGGATCTCGGAGTACGAGAGGCTGATCCAGAAGTCCAAGTCCATGCCCAACCTCGGGAAGGAGGCGCTGTCGGAGGGGGGGACCCCGGCCTCCTCCAGGAGGAGCAGCTGCCCCAAGCACCGCTTCTCCATCGAGTTCCTGCTGGACGAGGACCCCCCGAGCCGGAACCCGCCCGAGGGTGAGCCGCAGTGCCCCGGGGGCAGGGGTCCCGCGCCCGTCCACATCCAGGTGACGGACGGGCACGGGATTCACGCCGCCGCCCGGCAGGACTACTCGGACAGCGACCGCGAAGCCGGCGGGTCAGACCTCAGCGACTTCATCCAGGTGGAGGGGTCGTCCTTCTGCAGCGAGAGCGACCTGGACCACtgctctctcacctcctctgagAGCTTCTGTGGCTCCGGGTacaacccccaccaccacacccaccaccaccaccaacaccatcaCCACCATCGCCAGCTGGTCAGCTCCTGCAAGGGGCACTGCCCGGCCTCCTACACCCGCTTCACCACCATGGTCAGGCACGAGCGGGCCCGGCAGGAGGGGGCGCGGCGCCTGAAGGCCGAGGACCCCGACTCCGGCCTCTCCAAGCTGGCCTTCCTGGTCAGCCCGGTGCCCTTCCGGCGGAAGAGGGGCCCGCCCCCCCAGAGGCGAGCGCCGAGGCCCAAGTCCAAGAGCTCGATGTACGAGGCCCTGGACTCGGCCCTGAAGGACATCTACGACCACATCCGGGCCGAGAAGAGGCGGGGCAGCCTGCCGGACAGCAGCATCCTGCACAGGctcctgctggagctgctgccGGACGTCCCGGAGCGGGGGTCCTCGCTCAGGGCGCTGAGCGGGCGGCGTCTCGACCCGCCGCGCCACCCGCAGCCTGACGGCACgcccggccacgccccctaCCCGCCCGAGAGCTCGCGGCTAGCCTACGGTGCCTCCTCCCACCGCCAGCACGCGGACAGCAGCAGCCGCAACCACGGCaacgctaacgtgctaacgtgctatcAAG ATAAGGACGCCTCCCGGGGATACTCCTATCCAGAGGTGGGGCGACACACTCCCCAAAACAGAAGACCCACCCCAGACAGAGAA AAACAGCCAGCCAGAGCCATATATGACTTCAAAGCACAGACAGCAAA GGAGCTGAACTTTAAGAAGGGGGAGACGGTGCTCATCATCAGGCAGATCGACAAGAACTGGTATGAGGGAGAGCTCAGAGGACGGGTGGGGATCTTCCCCATCTCTtatgtggag AAGATCCTGCCCACTGAGAGGAACCAGCCAGCCAGGCCTCCTCCGCCCGCGCAGGCCAGAGAGATCGGGGAAGCCGTCGCCCGCTACAACTTCACCGCCGACACTAACGTGGAGCTTTCTCTCAGAAAG GGAGACAGAGTGGTCCTGCTACGGCAGGTGGATCAGAACTGGTACGAGGGAAAGATCCTGGAGACGCAGAAGCAGGGCATCTTCCCCGTGTCCTACGTGGACATCGTCAAGAGGTCCCCCGCCAAAAGCCCCGGCCCCCACACagagccccccctgccccacagtCACTCCAGCGACCGGATGCACTCTCTGAGCTCCTCCAAG TCTCAGCGATCGGCGTACGCGCAAGACGCTCTGCACTGCCAGGGAGAACC GTTCCAGGCCATTTACAACTACACCCCGCGCAACGAGGACGAGCTGGAGCTCAAGGAGGGCGACGTCGTTGACGTGATGGAAAAATGTGACGACGGCTGGTTTGTCG GAACATCAAGAAGAAGCAAGTTTTTTGGAACTTTCCCGGGGAATTACGTGAAGCGTTTGTAA
- the LOC135260020 gene encoding putative uncharacterized protein DDB_G0290521 yields the protein MSVRSVSFLSVSAVSLSPKPSSSSYSSSTHPWFSTPSPPPRNRSLPSAAPQRAPLQTVTNEWIALTLGISPSSTPAPTPPPFPASLLSELEALDPLLSPTPVGAGGRTQTPRNHTPVALKEGHFIPITSPKAPYSPDPSPSPLQYLASPSFSSSPASPMFGGSGDIFTHDAKPAPDRKEVGLAEAQASHEPIDLMVREPIQGPSFNSEPFSKDQEEELCEELLSIIQGSQSQGEFSREEGFYRQAPDITEELPLLYIEEDPIENSRPDALFKTISPVQSEGTKAEVEPAVLSGCRVDVCARRVFLD from the coding sequence ATGTCTGTGAGATCTGTCTCCTTCCTGTCTGTaagtgctgtctctctctctccaaagccctcctcctcctcctactcctcctccaCCCATCCTTGGTTCAGTacgccctcccccccgcccagaAACCGCTCCTTGCCCTCCGCTGCCCCCCAGCGGGCACCCCTGCAGACCGTCACCAACGAGTGGATCGCCCTCACCCTGGGCATCTccccctccagcacccccgcccccacccctccccctttccccgcCAGCCTCCTGTCCGAACTGGAGGCCCTCGACCCCCTGCTGTCCCCGACGCcggtcggggcgggggggcggaccCAGACGCCGCGTAACCACACCCCCGTCGCCCTCAAAGAGGGCCACTTCATTCCCATCACGTCCCCCAAGGCACCCTACTCCCCCGAccctagcccctcccccctgcagtaCCTGGCCTcgccctccttctcctcctcccccgcctcccccatgTTCGGCGGCAGCGGCGACATTTTCACGCACGACGCCAAGCCGGCCCCAGACAGGAAGGAAGTCGGCCTTGCCGAGGCGCAGGCTTCTCACGAGCCCATCGATCTAATGGTGCGCGAGCCAATCCAAGGGCCCTCCTTCAACAGCGAGCCCTTCTCCAAAgaccaggaggaggagctctgCGAAGAGCTCCTGTCCATCATCCAGGGCAGCCAGTCGCAGGGCGAGTTTTCGCGGGAGGAGGGGTTTTACAGACAAGCGCCAGACATAACAGAGGAGCTGCCCTTGTTGTACATTGAGGAGGACCCCATTGAGAACAGTAGGCCGGACGCTCTGTTTAAAACCATTTCACCTGTCCAGAGTGAAGGCACAAAAGCAGAGGTAGAGCCTGCTGTTTTGTCCGGTTGCCGTGTCGATGTCTGTGCCAGACGTGTCTTTCTTGACTGA